In Pirellulales bacterium, one DNA window encodes the following:
- a CDS encoding flagellar basal body P-ring protein FlgI, translating to MLRRILIIAVMLSITVSSATLGARTLLKSICRVKGQEENTLQGLGLVVGLKSTGDGGNFLPTMRSLATAMQLMGSPMGKNGTADLKDAKNVALVMVTVTVPAAGARQGDLLDCTVSSIGGAKSLAGGTLIMAPLQGPHVNSDRVYGFAQGAINLNDTKLTTSGRIFRGCRLEEDFFNAFTKDGKLTLVLNKNYADFQVAQDVAELVNSQLSFQASGGNLAKALNQQNIEVQIPAQYQSDPVSFVSQVLS from the coding sequence ATGCTGCGAAGAATTCTGATAATCGCCGTAATGCTAAGTATTACCGTGAGCAGTGCCACCCTTGGCGCGCGCACTTTGCTGAAAAGCATTTGCCGGGTGAAAGGCCAAGAAGAAAACACGCTGCAAGGCCTGGGATTGGTCGTCGGCTTAAAAAGCACCGGCGATGGCGGCAATTTTCTGCCCACCATGCGCAGCCTCGCTACCGCCATGCAACTGATGGGCAGTCCGATGGGTAAAAACGGCACCGCCGATTTGAAAGATGCAAAAAATGTGGCGCTGGTCATGGTCACCGTCACGGTGCCCGCCGCCGGAGCGCGGCAGGGAGATTTGCTCGATTGCACCGTAAGTTCCATCGGCGGCGCGAAAAGTCTCGCCGGCGGCACACTTATTATGGCGCCACTACAGGGCCCGCATGTCAACAGCGACCGTGTGTATGGCTTTGCCCAAGGCGCCATCAATCTCAACGACACTAAGCTGACCACATCTGGGCGCATTTTCCGCGGCTGCCGATTGGAAGAGGATTTTTTCAATGCCTTTACCAAAGACGGCAAATTAACGTTGGTGCTCAATAAGAATTATGCCGATTTTCAAGTGGCCCAGGATGTGGCGGAGCTTGTGAACAGTCAACTCAGCTTCCAAGCCAGCGGCGGCAACCTGGCCAAAGCATTGAATCAGCAAAATATCGAAGTGCAAATCCCGGCACAATATCAAAGCGACCCGGTGTCATTCGTCTCGCAGGTGCTGAGC
- the flgA gene encoding flagellar basal body P-ring formation chaperone FlgA, with translation MKPLVLAALLGTLLGTVAHAAEIRLRSDAHATGSIVHLGDVAEVFAADDQEVQSLSAIELTPAPISGKQRQMSVREIQDTLERRGLNLLQFHFSGAGQVTIAAANEQVKQVAKTAKTLPLTSVQEAQRAVADAIVQYLQRVTASGDPWNVSVDLTAAQAQLVLADVHHLTLRGGQAPWPGKQSFEVEVRSDKGPTTFSVAATVTLPAMVVVTTKDVPCGAIIQADDVALQRLNPGAEAADGAFATLDEVVGREAILAIAPGQVLDPQYVRTPVLVKRGSIVTVYVMAPGIKIRTTGRAREDGSRGQLITVEAVLDRKTFFSRVTGIDQVVVNAEEATTPEAVAATEPGPGYSARSSAAKARMAAAHPVRTAAAMNSNDNLGNR, from the coding sequence ATGAAACCATTGGTTTTGGCAGCCCTGTTGGGAACATTGCTAGGAACTGTGGCCCATGCCGCAGAGATACGGCTGCGCAGCGATGCGCACGCTACCGGCAGCATTGTGCACCTCGGCGATGTGGCAGAGGTGTTTGCCGCCGACGATCAAGAAGTGCAAAGCCTGTCGGCCATTGAATTGACCCCGGCGCCGATTTCGGGCAAGCAGCGACAAATGTCGGTACGCGAAATTCAAGATACATTGGAGCGCCGCGGGCTGAATTTATTGCAATTCCATTTCTCCGGCGCCGGCCAAGTGACAATTGCGGCCGCGAATGAGCAGGTAAAGCAAGTCGCAAAAACGGCAAAAACATTACCGCTAACCTCCGTCCAGGAAGCGCAGCGGGCCGTGGCCGATGCAATCGTTCAGTATTTGCAACGGGTGACCGCCTCGGGCGATCCGTGGAATGTAAGTGTCGATCTCACCGCCGCTCAGGCTCAACTTGTGTTGGCAGACGTTCATCACCTGACGCTGCGCGGCGGCCAAGCTCCCTGGCCTGGGAAGCAATCGTTTGAAGTGGAAGTACGCAGCGATAAAGGGCCTACGACTTTCTCCGTCGCCGCGACAGTCACTCTGCCTGCGATGGTCGTGGTAACGACGAAGGATGTTCCCTGCGGCGCCATCATTCAAGCCGATGATGTTGCCTTGCAACGGCTCAACCCGGGCGCAGAAGCTGCCGATGGCGCTTTCGCGACGTTGGACGAAGTGGTGGGGCGAGAAGCAATTTTGGCCATTGCTCCGGGGCAGGTGCTCGACCCGCAGTACGTTCGCACGCCAGTATTGGTGAAACGCGGCAGCATTGTGACCGTGTACGTAATGGCGCCTGGGATAAAAATTCGCACGACAGGCCGGGCCCGCGAAGATGGCAGCCGCGGACAATTGATTACGGTGGAAGCCGTTTTGGACCGCAAAACTTTTTTCTCACGCGTGACCGGAATCGACCAGGTAGTCGTCAACGCCGAGGAGGCCACAACGCCGGAAGCCGTTGCCGCCACCGAGCCCGGGCCGGGTTATAGTGCGCGAAGCTCTGCGGCAAAGGCGCGGATGGCCGCCGCACATCCGGTTCGTACCGCGGCTGCTATGAACTCGAACGACAATCTGGGAAATCGCTAA
- the flgG gene encoding flagellar basal-body rod protein FlgG — protein sequence MGLQTLYTAATGMDALQTKLDTISNNLANVNTTGFKQDRCNFEDLMYQNPILPGNQDSAGQFTPTGIHVGLGVRVQSTQADFSQGSFQQTGRPLDWAVVGDGFFQVTDPSGQIYYSRAGNFSLNANGQIVLASASDGRLLDPAITIPQDAVGIVVSPEGLVSVQQANTPQLQQVGQIQLARFINPQGLLKMGQNLFQETVSSGSPLQGNPGTPGFGTIQQNALENSNVNPVTQLIDLITTQRAFELNSQAVQTGNQVLQLIDNLQRV from the coding sequence ATGGGCCTACAGACTCTTTACACCGCAGCGACCGGCATGGATGCGCTGCAAACGAAGCTCGACACCATCTCCAATAACTTGGCGAACGTGAATACCACGGGCTTCAAGCAGGACCGCTGCAACTTTGAAGACTTGATGTATCAAAACCCGATTCTGCCTGGCAACCAAGATAGCGCCGGCCAGTTCACGCCGACCGGCATTCACGTTGGCTTGGGCGTGCGGGTTCAAAGCACGCAAGCCGATTTTTCACAAGGCTCCTTCCAGCAAACCGGCCGGCCTTTGGACTGGGCCGTTGTCGGCGACGGGTTCTTTCAAGTGACCGATCCCAGTGGGCAAATCTATTACTCGCGCGCCGGCAACTTCAGCCTGAATGCCAATGGGCAAATTGTGCTGGCATCGGCCTCCGATGGCCGGTTGCTGGACCCCGCCATCACAATTCCTCAAGATGCCGTCGGAATTGTCGTCAGTCCCGAAGGATTGGTTTCCGTTCAGCAGGCCAACACGCCGCAATTGCAGCAGGTCGGCCAGATTCAATTAGCACGCTTTATCAATCCGCAGGGTCTGTTGAAAATGGGACAAAATTTGTTCCAAGAAACGGTTTCGTCGGGTTCTCCCTTGCAGGGGAATCCTGGCACGCCAGGATTCGGAACGATCCAGCAAAACGCGTTGGAAAATTCCAACGTGAACCCCGTGACGCAATTGATCGATTTGATCACCACGCAAAGAGCATTCGAATTGAACTCTCAGGCGGTGCAAACGGGCAACCAGGTTTTGCAACTGATCGATAATCTGCAGCGAGTGTAA
- a CDS encoding phage/plasmid primase, P4 family: MFLDSIGAFLKQHQPLNHMRRLWATDIGTQINFVGHDPRRIPSDGAGKRGDPYFHDTTYHPPLTTETVEAIGVNGWNYVDQISWFWDFDLDSVCGHANGLSADQLAEIVDKLKVVPEVELTRSKSGKGFHVRIYGANPPLARTHNEHQRNGHRALQWLAAQTGLDLQANFDCCGVMSWIWHRDAAQNGFELLKPAECELAELPESLPTDEVAQTTAQDQQFQSSDLSAEHRKLIEYLQSRGRGEWDDDRKCLKTHTASLQQAHADLKLKGKFKTVATGKEGPSDRNCFAYARENGAWFVTRYHKDVKEADTWKKSKRGWTCCYFNKPALRKGKLNDPHRLADSYLRRHAINGLPTFRRLNDTSYSWSNGMWEETDQKRISPLLTESIKSDFDACAEKFGKPPRAVKRSLVGDTYNALESIARIHVDPHLAPPFWLTHHDWPATDCLPCNNLLIHLPGLLTGNVEYSIPISSALFNNHKLPIHFDSGAPEPKRWLRFLSEVWDDSDCHALLQEWFGYCLTRDTLLQKFLMLLGIGRSGKGTITRILSALVGHSMAGPSLKSLGTRFGLDPLWGKSLALVPDAKFPKDKDDVQEIVSVLKAVTGEDAVLIDGKNIRQFTGRLPIKIVISSNDTRLALPDDSGALYDRALCLRFTRQFKGKDADPKLGQQLEAELPGILNWAIDGLRRLRINQGQFTEPKSSRELKAVLRHAAAPVSEFIEEHCNLSDRAAIPCQALYEIYRQQCEAEELEAVNARQFGKALANGFPMVERKRSADGFTVCSKFSTDAQRPWYYLGLTLKHPC, from the coding sequence ATGTTTCTCGATTCGATTGGTGCTTTTCTCAAACAGCACCAACCTCTCAATCACATGCGACGATTGTGGGCAACCGACATCGGCACCCAGATCAACTTCGTCGGGCATGATCCGCGGCGCATCCCATCGGATGGCGCGGGAAAGCGGGGCGACCCTTACTTTCACGATACGACCTATCATCCGCCATTGACCACGGAAACGGTGGAAGCCATCGGCGTGAATGGCTGGAACTATGTCGATCAGATTTCGTGGTTTTGGGATTTCGACTTGGATTCTGTTTGCGGCCACGCGAATGGCTTATCAGCCGATCAACTTGCGGAAATTGTTGACAAGCTAAAAGTAGTGCCGGAAGTGGAACTGACCCGATCCAAAAGCGGCAAGGGTTTTCACGTTCGCATTTACGGAGCTAATCCGCCGCTGGCGCGAACCCACAATGAGCATCAACGCAATGGCCATCGCGCCTTGCAATGGCTCGCTGCTCAAACCGGACTTGACCTACAAGCCAATTTTGATTGCTGCGGCGTGATGAGTTGGATTTGGCATCGTGACGCGGCCCAAAATGGATTTGAGTTGCTCAAGCCAGCCGAATGCGAGCTTGCCGAACTGCCAGAGTCGCTTCCAACAGACGAGGTAGCGCAGACGACAGCTCAAGATCAACAGTTTCAGTCATCCGACCTCAGCGCTGAGCATCGCAAGCTCATTGAATATTTGCAATCTCGCGGTCGCGGTGAATGGGACGATGACCGGAAATGCTTAAAGACTCATACCGCTTCGCTCCAACAAGCGCATGCCGATTTGAAGCTCAAGGGCAAATTCAAGACCGTCGCCACCGGCAAAGAAGGGCCATCGGATCGAAATTGCTTCGCCTATGCTCGTGAGAACGGCGCATGGTTCGTGACGCGATACCACAAAGACGTGAAAGAAGCAGACACCTGGAAGAAAAGCAAACGCGGATGGACCTGTTGCTACTTCAATAAACCTGCGCTTCGCAAGGGCAAGCTGAACGACCCACACCGACTTGCTGACAGCTATCTACGTCGCCACGCCATCAATGGTCTACCTACGTTTCGTCGGTTGAACGATACATCCTACAGTTGGAGTAACGGAATGTGGGAAGAAACTGACCAAAAACGCATCTCGCCGTTGCTTACAGAATCCATTAAATCAGACTTCGATGCCTGTGCCGAGAAATTCGGCAAGCCGCCTCGTGCGGTGAAGCGATCCTTAGTGGGCGACACCTACAACGCCCTGGAAAGCATCGCCAGAATTCATGTCGATCCGCATTTGGCTCCGCCATTCTGGCTGACGCATCACGATTGGCCCGCAACTGATTGCTTACCTTGCAACAACTTGTTGATTCATCTTCCCGGTTTACTCACCGGGAACGTTGAATATTCGATTCCCATTTCGTCGGCGCTGTTTAATAACCACAAGTTGCCTATCCACTTTGATTCTGGCGCACCGGAGCCAAAGCGCTGGCTGCGATTCTTGTCGGAAGTGTGGGACGATTCTGATTGCCACGCTTTGTTACAGGAATGGTTTGGCTACTGTTTAACCCGCGATACCTTGCTCCAGAAATTCTTGATGCTGCTAGGCATTGGTCGGTCCGGCAAAGGAACGATCACCCGAATTTTGTCCGCTTTAGTTGGGCACAGCATGGCTGGCCCCAGTTTGAAATCACTCGGCACGCGATTCGGACTCGATCCGCTATGGGGCAAGTCGCTAGCGCTCGTCCCCGATGCGAAGTTCCCAAAAGATAAAGATGACGTTCAGGAAATCGTCAGTGTCTTAAAGGCCGTCACCGGCGAGGACGCGGTTTTGATCGACGGAAAAAATATCCGGCAATTTACCGGACGACTGCCGATCAAAATTGTGATTTCTTCCAATGATACACGGCTCGCGCTGCCGGATGATTCTGGCGCTTTATACGACCGTGCGCTGTGTCTGCGATTCACTCGCCAATTCAAGGGTAAAGATGCCGACCCGAAATTAGGACAACAACTTGAAGCCGAACTGCCTGGTATTTTGAACTGGGCGATTGATGGATTACGAAGATTGCGCATCAATCAAGGCCAGTTCACCGAACCGAAATCGAGTCGGGAGTTGAAAGCAGTGTTGCGGCATGCGGCCGCTCCAGTTTCAGAGTTCATTGAGGAACATTGCAACCTCAGTGATCGGGCTGCCATTCCTTGCCAGGCTCTCTATGAAATTTATCGGCAGCAGTGTGAAGCCGAAGAATTGGAAGCGGTCAATGCCCGACAATTCGGCAAGGCGCTTGCCAACGGCTTCCCGATGGTAGAGCGCAAACGCTCCGCCGACGGTTTCACGGTGTGCAGCAAATTCTCCACCGATGCACAGCGACCCTGGTACTACCTGGGGCTAACGCTCAAGCATCCTTGCTAA
- a CDS encoding helix-turn-helix domain-containing protein, with protein sequence MERILLTVNQTANTLGISPRTLWTLTKEQAIPVIRIGRRVLYAITDIQRFIDGQRISSKYKTSAMGVA encoded by the coding sequence ATGGAACGTATCTTATTGACCGTTAACCAAACGGCCAACACTTTAGGCATTAGCCCGCGCACGCTGTGGACGCTAACCAAGGAACAAGCTATTCCGGTGATTCGCATCGGGCGGCGCGTGCTGTATGCCATTACCGACATTCAGCGATTTATTGACGGCCAGCGCATCAGCAGCAAATACAAGACATCGGCAATGGGGGTAGCGTAA
- a CDS encoding flagellar basal body L-ring protein FlgH has protein sequence MIFSIAKNARFVFAWLLAALLVGRAGAQDSSLFRQDIPAVQGQPITLAGSSWVFQKADPPKEIKLHDIITVIVNEKDALVSKGEVQRRRTAQYQAQLQDWIKFKGLNIQASNPSTGQPDINGNLNVQNQAQMELDTNNALSFTIAATVADIRPNGTLVIEARMMVHNNEERWEQSLTGVIRREDVLPNNTVLSQNIAELSIYKRELGHVRDGYKRGWFTNWFDRFSPF, from the coding sequence ATGATTTTTTCGATCGCTAAAAACGCGCGGTTTGTTTTCGCATGGCTGCTTGCGGCGCTCCTGGTTGGCCGCGCGGGCGCGCAAGATTCGAGCCTGTTTCGCCAAGATATTCCTGCCGTACAAGGGCAACCGATCACCTTGGCCGGCTCGTCGTGGGTGTTTCAAAAGGCCGATCCGCCCAAGGAAATCAAGCTGCACGATATTATTACCGTAATTGTCAATGAGAAAGACGCCTTAGTAAGCAAAGGCGAAGTGCAACGCCGGCGCACGGCGCAATATCAGGCGCAGCTCCAAGACTGGATCAAATTCAAGGGACTCAACATCCAAGCTTCCAACCCTTCGACCGGCCAGCCCGATATTAACGGCAACTTGAACGTCCAAAACCAAGCCCAAATGGAATTGGACACGAATAACGCGTTGTCGTTCACCATTGCCGCCACCGTGGCGGATATTCGCCCGAATGGCACGCTGGTCATTGAGGCCCGCATGATGGTTCACAACAACGAAGAACGCTGGGAACAATCGTTAACCGGCGTCATTCGCCGGGAAGATGTTTTGCCGAACAACACGGTCCTCAGTCAGAACATTGCCGAACTGAGCATTTACAAGCGGGAATTAGGCCATGTGCGCGATGGCTACAAACGCGGTTGGTTTACGAATTGGTTCGATCGCTTCTCGCCGTTCTAA
- the flgF gene encoding flagellar basal-body rod protein FlgF: MPYGLYLSAEGAYTQSQRLDVLSNNIANVATPGFKRDVALFQSRLAQAIQEGQAAQGTRGINDLGGGVKVLATATDFSAGPLSQSKNDTDMAINGEGFFLVRHGNRELLTRAGNFQVTSAGQLVTQDGDPVLSEDHSPIEIDSDAGPWQVNPDGSISQGGENTRLALVKPRSLGDLVKVGENLFSSLAPAQPLADDNRQVLWHSVEQSTVHPASEMMDLIETSRAFEANVNMIHTYDSATETLINGALRQTS, encoded by the coding sequence ATGCCATACGGGCTGTATTTATCTGCCGAAGGGGCTTACACCCAAAGCCAACGGTTGGACGTGTTGTCGAACAACATCGCCAACGTGGCCACGCCTGGCTTCAAGCGTGACGTAGCCCTGTTTCAAAGCCGATTGGCGCAAGCCATTCAAGAAGGCCAAGCGGCCCAAGGCACGCGCGGCATCAACGATCTCGGCGGCGGCGTGAAAGTGTTGGCTACCGCCACTGATTTTTCAGCGGGGCCATTGTCGCAATCGAAAAACGATACCGACATGGCAATTAATGGCGAGGGATTCTTTCTCGTCCGCCACGGCAATCGCGAGCTGCTTACCCGCGCTGGCAACTTTCAAGTCACTTCCGCAGGGCAACTGGTTACGCAAGACGGCGATCCTGTGCTAAGCGAAGATCACAGCCCAATTGAAATCGATTCGGACGCCGGCCCTTGGCAAGTCAATCCCGACGGCAGCATTAGCCAAGGGGGTGAAAATACACGCCTCGCGCTGGTTAAGCCACGGTCGCTCGGTGATTTGGTCAAAGTGGGCGAAAACCTGTTTTCTTCCTTGGCGCCCGCGCAACCTCTGGCAGACGACAATCGACAAGTCTTGTGGCATTCGGTCGAACAAAGCACGGTTCACCCCGCTTCGGAAATGATGGATTTGATCGAAACTTCCCGGGCGTTTGAAGCCAACGTCAACATGATTCATACGTATGACTCAGCGACAGAAACACTCATCAACGGAGCGCTGCGACAAACTTCGTAA